The following are encoded together in the Gordonia insulae genome:
- a CDS encoding PQQ-dependent sugar dehydrogenase: MVAAVLAVLVVLNGCADFTDQDRAKDAGAFSANNESAAKKEQPRPSPTEPPVPPPPGPCVDPDPAVIATCLASTAAVMPGDDQGDVTVVAERTTGRILTTKRYGPQRVLATAPVDSSGDGGLIDFAFSPTYSQDRLIYALITTPSDNRIVRLAPGDVPKPILVGIPKGATGNMGAMFFRTPGELVVATGNAGDPAAAASPSSLAGKIMVVTSFRSGANPPPRILASGLGSNVSLCPSTTTGSLYFAEQTPTEDRVQVLESSGPKVLWTWPDRPQIAGCAVTSGAIFVSTTRTQHIEALTEPTREKPAVTPPVVVLEKRYGALGRMVALDNGILQFATVNKEYGKPVSTDDRVVKWLPPSSSEDRT; encoded by the coding sequence ATCGTGGCGGCCGTCCTCGCTGTGCTCGTCGTGCTCAATGGTTGCGCCGACTTCACCGACCAGGACCGCGCCAAGGATGCCGGCGCCTTCAGCGCCAACAACGAATCCGCGGCCAAGAAGGAACAGCCACGACCGTCTCCCACCGAGCCTCCGGTACCACCACCGCCCGGACCGTGCGTGGACCCGGACCCCGCCGTGATCGCGACCTGCCTGGCCTCCACCGCCGCGGTGATGCCCGGCGACGACCAGGGCGACGTCACGGTGGTCGCCGAGCGCACCACCGGCAGGATCCTCACCACCAAACGCTATGGACCACAACGTGTGCTGGCGACCGCACCGGTCGACAGCTCCGGCGACGGCGGGCTGATCGACTTCGCGTTCTCCCCCACCTACTCCCAGGACCGGTTGATCTACGCACTGATCACCACGCCGTCCGACAACCGGATCGTGCGACTCGCACCCGGCGACGTCCCGAAGCCGATCCTGGTGGGAATCCCCAAGGGCGCCACCGGGAACATGGGGGCGATGTTCTTCCGTACGCCGGGCGAACTGGTGGTGGCCACCGGTAATGCGGGCGACCCTGCCGCCGCCGCGAGTCCGTCGTCCCTGGCCGGCAAGATCATGGTCGTCACGTCGTTCCGGTCGGGCGCGAACCCGCCGCCGCGCATCCTGGCGTCCGGCCTCGGCTCCAACGTCTCGCTGTGCCCCAGCACCACCACGGGATCGTTGTACTTCGCCGAGCAGACACCGACCGAAGATCGTGTGCAGGTCCTCGAATCGTCCGGCCCCAAGGTCCTGTGGACATGGCCCGACCGGCCGCAGATCGCGGGCTGCGCGGTGACGTCCGGGGCGATCTTCGTCTCCACCACGCGAACCCAGCACATCGAGGCACTCACCGAGCCGACTCGCGAGAAGCCTGCCGTCACACCCCCGGTGGTGGTCTTGGAGAAGCGGTATGGCGCGCTGGGCCGAATGGTCGCCCTGGACAACGGGATTCTGCAGTTCGCCACGGTCAACAAGGAGTACGGCAAACCGGTCAGCACCGACGACCGCGTGGTGAAGTGGCTGCCGCCGTCGTCGTCCGAGGACCGGACCTGA
- the gatB gene encoding Asp-tRNA(Asn)/Glu-tRNA(Gln) amidotransferase subunit GatB produces MTAAATELLDYDQVIADFDPVMGLEVHVELGTETKMFCGCPTAFGADPNTQVCPVCIGLPGSLPVVNGKAIESAIRIGLALNCSIRPSSVFARKNYFYPDQPKNYQISQYDEPIAFDGYLEVLLPDGTPWRVEIERAHMEEDTGKSLHIGGSGRIHGASHSLLDYNRAGVPLVEIVTKPIVGAGERAPEVARAYVTALRDLLKALGVSDVRMDQGSLRCDANVSLMRKDATEFGTRTETKNVNSLKSVEIAVRYEMRRQAAILEAGGEIVQETRHFHEEDGSTSPGRRKETAEDYRYFPEPDLPPVQPDSAWIDELATTLPEMPWVRRARIQEDWGVSDEVMRDLVNVGAVDLIIETVDAGASPEAARGWWVSFLAQQANSRSVELSELPISPAQVAAIVGLVDEGKLTTKLAQQVAVAVLDGEGEPAQIVADRGLEVVRDDSALQKAVDEALAANPDIAEKIRGGKVQAAGKIVGDVMKATRGQADPARVKELVIAACQ; encoded by the coding sequence ATGACTGCCGCTGCCACCGAACTGCTCGACTACGACCAGGTCATCGCGGATTTCGATCCGGTCATGGGTCTCGAGGTCCACGTCGAGCTCGGCACCGAGACAAAGATGTTCTGCGGATGCCCGACCGCGTTCGGTGCCGACCCGAACACCCAGGTGTGTCCGGTCTGCATCGGACTGCCGGGATCGTTGCCGGTGGTCAACGGGAAGGCGATCGAGTCGGCGATCCGGATCGGGCTGGCGCTGAACTGCTCGATCCGTCCGTCCAGCGTGTTCGCCCGGAAGAACTATTTCTATCCGGACCAGCCGAAGAACTATCAGATCTCCCAGTACGACGAGCCGATCGCATTCGACGGATATCTCGAGGTGCTGCTGCCTGACGGCACGCCGTGGCGGGTGGAGATCGAGCGGGCCCACATGGAGGAGGACACCGGCAAGTCGCTGCACATCGGCGGCTCGGGTCGTATCCACGGTGCGAGTCACTCGTTGCTGGACTACAACCGCGCAGGCGTCCCGCTGGTGGAGATCGTGACCAAGCCGATCGTCGGTGCCGGCGAGCGTGCACCGGAGGTGGCGCGCGCCTACGTCACGGCGCTGCGGGATCTGCTCAAGGCGCTCGGGGTCTCCGACGTCCGGATGGACCAGGGTTCGCTGCGCTGCGACGCCAACGTCTCGTTGATGCGCAAGGACGCGACCGAGTTCGGCACCCGGACCGAGACGAAGAACGTGAACTCGCTGAAGAGCGTCGAGATCGCGGTGCGCTACGAGATGCGTCGCCAGGCCGCGATCCTCGAGGCCGGCGGCGAGATCGTGCAGGAGACCCGCCACTTCCATGAGGAAGACGGGTCGACCTCGCCAGGTCGCCGCAAGGAGACCGCCGAGGACTACCGGTATTTTCCGGAGCCGGATCTGCCTCCGGTGCAACCGGATTCAGCGTGGATCGATGAGCTGGCGACCACCCTTCCGGAGATGCCATGGGTGCGCCGTGCGCGCATCCAGGAGGACTGGGGTGTCTCCGACGAGGTGATGCGCGACCTGGTCAACGTGGGCGCCGTGGACCTCATCATCGAGACCGTGGATGCCGGTGCGAGTCCGGAGGCCGCACGGGGCTGGTGGGTGTCGTTCCTGGCGCAGCAGGCCAACTCGCGCAGTGTCGAGCTGTCCGAGCTGCCGATCTCCCCGGCTCAGGTCGCGGCCATCGTCGGCCTCGTCGACGAGGGCAAGCTGACCACCAAACTCGCCCAGCAGGTCGCGGTCGCGGTCCTCGACGGCGAGGGTGAACCCGCGCAGATCGTCGCCGACCGCGGTCTCGAGGTGGTGCGCGACGACTCGGCCCTGCAGAAGGCCGTCGACGAGGCACTCGCCGCCAACCCCGATATCGCCGAGAAGATCCGTGGTGGGAAGGTGCAGGCGGCCGGCAAGATCGTCGGCGACGTCATGAAGGCGACCCGCGGGCAGGCCGATCCGGCGCGGGTGAAGGAGCTCGTGATCGCCGCCTGTCAGTGA
- a CDS encoding TNT domain-containing protein, whose amino-acid sequence MNRRSPVIVLAFIISICFSSGAAATAAPDPFSSLDLGSLGGPTTQGCSAASYDGVSRYGPQTFSTQPPTGSQLAGYQRFGPSMNKYEFDETYYDDINSNWWIYPPQQGYVLDRDDKPIKHKATLRAGTRMDRYGGEGGNFLSVPGTKYAARSLPPSNLSGPQGQEQYCNYHVYEVIKPLPVDTGRIAPWFQQRGGGVQYEVVRSYLPDSAFPQCVTFINQDGTLSVGWLKCAGYLRQSFPAVS is encoded by the coding sequence ATGAATCGTCGCAGTCCCGTCATCGTCCTCGCGTTCATCATCTCCATCTGCTTCTCGTCCGGAGCGGCCGCGACCGCTGCACCCGATCCGTTCAGCTCACTCGACCTCGGATCGCTCGGCGGACCGACCACCCAGGGCTGCTCGGCCGCTTCCTACGACGGGGTCAGTCGCTACGGACCGCAGACCTTCTCGACGCAGCCGCCGACCGGCTCACAACTGGCCGGGTACCAACGGTTCGGACCGTCGATGAACAAGTACGAGTTCGACGAGACGTACTACGACGACATCAATTCGAACTGGTGGATCTACCCGCCGCAACAAGGCTATGTCCTCGACCGTGACGACAAGCCGATCAAACACAAGGCGACGCTGAGGGCCGGGACCCGCATGGATCGCTACGGCGGCGAGGGCGGCAACTTCCTCTCCGTCCCCGGCACGAAATACGCCGCGCGCTCGCTACCGCCGTCGAATCTCTCCGGCCCCCAAGGGCAGGAACAGTACTGCAACTACCACGTGTACGAGGTGATCAAGCCGCTCCCGGTGGACACCGGCCGGATCGCCCCGTGGTTCCAGCAGCGCGGCGGCGGGGTCCAGTACGAGGTGGTGCGGTCCTATCTCCCCGACTCCGCGTTTCCGCAGTGCGTGACGTTCATCAACCAGGACGGCACGTTGAGCGTCGGCTGGCTGAAGTGTGCGGGCTATCTGCGCCAGTCCTTTCCCGCCGTGAGCTGA
- a CDS encoding Imm63 family immunity protein, translating to MPGTPAGPDGSDALLDERMRTRIGDLANRIGALPQDLPVLGSVRGDSTPYCLRGPDGWHLTARERDRILSDRSTADPDEFLRWVAESVSERMSRRLHPPGSPDFSRASWKAQYDILASVDQSWADTWLATMRSRLVAAGADTDVLAMLPGPA from the coding sequence ATGCCCGGAACGCCTGCGGGCCCGGACGGATCGGACGCCCTCCTCGACGAGAGGATGCGCACGCGGATCGGCGATCTGGCGAACCGGATCGGCGCCCTGCCGCAGGACCTGCCGGTGCTCGGCTCGGTGCGCGGCGACTCGACGCCCTACTGCCTTCGCGGTCCCGACGGATGGCACCTCACCGCACGCGAACGCGACCGCATCCTGTCCGACCGGAGCACCGCCGATCCTGACGAGTTCCTCCGCTGGGTGGCCGAATCGGTCTCGGAGCGCATGTCACGGCGATTGCACCCGCCGGGATCTCCCGACTTCAGCCGGGCGTCGTGGAAGGCGCAGTACGACATCCTCGCGTCGGTCGATCAGTCGTGGGCGGACACCTGGCTCGCGACGATGCGTTCCCGATTGGTCGCGGCGGGCGCCGACACGGACGTCCTCGCGATGCTTCCCGGCCCGGCGTGA